GACGATCGTTATATAATGCAACCCGATTTTAATTTCTGGGACAGACGTTTTAAAAATAATGGTGGACAGCCAGTTTCGGATGATTTTGAGTATAATTCCGGCGATAATCCTTGGATGTTGACAGCAGACGAAATGGGGGAGATTGTTAAAAACCTATAACTATGAGACTGATTGTGATTGGTGGAGATTGCCGGGAACTGATGGAAGGGTGATGGGTGGAGATAAAAAGCTTTGAAGATCTGGAAGTTTGGAATAAAGCGAAAGATCTGGTTTTAAAGATTTACAAGATGACAGTGAACTTTCCCAAAGAAGAAACTTACAGCATAACATCACAAATGAAAAGGGCAGCATTGTCTGTACCGGCAAATATTGCCGAGGGATTCGGGCGATATCATTATCTTAATAAAGCCAAATTTTATCTCAATTCATGAGGTCCATTATTTGGGTTGAAAAACTTTGTACTGATTTCTATTGATTTAAAATTCATAGATGTTGATAATGCAAACAACTTGATAAACGAGCATAGGCAGGCTTGGGGTAAAGCTGAATAATCTTGTTAATGCAACAAGAGGTAGAGCCACCAAATAATCTCTATCAATCTCAATAATTACTTAAGTTATTACTCTAATCTCCATTAATCTCTTAAAACTATGATTCCCTACGGTCGCCAATCCATAGATAATGATGACATTGCAGCAGTCAATGAGGTCCTCCGCTCCGACTGGCTGACGACCGGTCCCAAAGTGACAGAGTTCGAAGAAAATTTTGCCCGATACACAGGCGCTAAGTTTGCCGTTGCTGTAAGTAGCGGAACGGCTGCACTGCACGCCGCTATGTATGCCCTCGGCATTGGCCGAGGTGATGAAGTGATTGTT
The DNA window shown above is from Pseudomonadota bacterium and carries:
- a CDS encoding four helix bundle protein; this encodes MEIKSFEDLEVWNKAKDLVLKIYKMTVNFPKEETYSITSQMKRAALSVPANIAEGFGRYHYLNKAKFYLNS